A genomic window from Petrotoga miotherma DSM 10691 includes:
- a CDS encoding Gfo/Idh/MocA family protein produces the protein MSKKITYGMVGGSIDSMIGEAHRNAILSDGRAKLVSGCFSRDYKKTLKTGKKWGIKKDRLYENYLEMAEEESKKKNKIDFVVIATPNASHYEIAKTFLEKGINVVCDKPLTTTVKEAEELKQLADDNDLLLCVTYSYVGYPVISLARHKIEKGELGEIRFVNVQYIQGWLAKKIEDENKQAQWRLDPNQSGFANTTADIGSHVENMVSYLIGKEIDSLCARLDTFVESRKLDDNSTVMINFKDKSKGLLYMSQIAIGENNNFNISVYGSEATLKWSFKQANKLTILHEDHEEETIQNEDEIPGTNIGFKNTYTAFITDLINKKNGEILTNDNAHFQSVNAGLRGMRFIEKCVESSKNGGIWVKF, from the coding sequence ATGTCAAAAAAAATAACCTACGGAATGGTTGGTGGATCCATAGATTCTATGATAGGTGAGGCACATAGAAACGCAATATTATCAGATGGAAGGGCCAAATTAGTTAGTGGCTGTTTTTCAAGGGATTATAAAAAAACATTAAAAACAGGCAAAAAATGGGGCATAAAGAAAGATAGATTGTATGAAAATTACTTGGAAATGGCCGAAGAGGAGAGCAAAAAGAAAAATAAAATTGATTTTGTAGTTATTGCGACTCCGAATGCTTCCCATTATGAAATAGCTAAAACCTTCTTAGAAAAAGGTATAAACGTTGTCTGCGATAAACCCCTCACAACAACAGTAAAAGAAGCTGAAGAGTTAAAACAGTTAGCAGATGATAACGATCTTTTGTTGTGTGTGACGTATTCATATGTGGGGTATCCGGTGATTTCCTTAGCAAGGCACAAAATAGAAAAAGGTGAGTTAGGTGAAATAAGGTTTGTTAACGTACAATATATTCAGGGATGGCTCGCTAAAAAGATCGAAGATGAAAACAAACAAGCCCAATGGAGATTGGATCCAAACCAAAGTGGTTTTGCCAATACTACAGCCGACATAGGCAGTCATGTGGAAAACATGGTTTCATATCTTATTGGAAAAGAAATCGATAGTTTATGTGCTCGCCTTGATACTTTTGTTGAATCGAGAAAATTAGACGACAACTCTACTGTGATGATAAATTTTAAAGATAAAAGTAAAGGGTTACTTTACATGTCTCAAATTGCCATAGGAGAGAACAACAATTTCAACATTTCTGTGTATGGTTCAGAAGCTACACTGAAATGGAGTTTTAAGCAGGCAAACAAATTAACAATTTTGCATGAAGACCACGAAGAAGAGACAATTCAAAATGAGGATGAAATTCCTGGAACAAACATAGGTTTCAAAAATACTTATACCGCATTTATCACCGATTTAATAAATAAAAAGAACGGTGAAATTTTAACCAACGACAATGCCCATTTCCAAAGTGTAAATGCGGGATTAAGAGGGATGAGGTTTATTGAAAAATGTGTAGAAAGTTCAAAAAATGGAGGCATTTGGGTCAAATTTTAA
- a CDS encoding Gfo/Idh/MocA family protein has protein sequence MFKRLTYGMVGGSKDSQIGIVHRKAINLHGKAELVCGSFSRNFKNTLATGKELKIEEKRLYRNYEEMAEEESKRPDKIDFVSIVTPNSSHYEVAKKFLESGINVMCEKPLTITLKEAEELKQLARKNNLLFAVAYSYTGYSMLRYARELIKRGEIGEVRFINGRYISEWMAKVPFAGKNARHEWRSDPKVSGLSNCVADIGVHVNNVVSFLTGLKIKTLIARMDKFVEPDRLDDNASILINYDNGAEGIYWTSQIAVGHENTLDIGIYGAKGSIEWSQEHANYLKISKVNHPFITLSRGSEKVDDFIKNDYVTPGGHQEGYVEAFARVYDKFINAITKKKKGELLEQRDLDFPTIEDGVDGMRFIEKCIESAEKGASWVEF, from the coding sequence ATGTTCAAAAGATTGACTTATGGAATGGTAGGAGGAAGTAAAGACTCTCAAATAGGTATAGTTCACAGAAAAGCTATAAATCTTCATGGGAAGGCAGAATTAGTCTGTGGAAGTTTTTCAAGAAACTTCAAAAACACTTTGGCAACAGGCAAAGAGTTAAAAATAGAAGAGAAAAGATTGTACAGAAATTATGAAGAAATGGCTGAGGAGGAGTCTAAAAGGCCCGATAAAATAGATTTTGTATCCATAGTTACACCCAACAGTTCACATTATGAAGTGGCAAAAAAATTTTTAGAATCTGGAATAAATGTGATGTGTGAAAAACCATTAACCATAACTCTAAAAGAAGCTGAAGAACTAAAACAGTTAGCAAGAAAAAACAACCTACTTTTTGCTGTTGCTTACTCCTATACGGGTTATTCTATGTTAAGATACGCACGGGAGTTAATTAAAAGAGGGGAAATAGGTGAAGTTAGATTTATCAATGGTCGATACATAAGTGAATGGATGGCAAAGGTCCCATTTGCCGGTAAAAATGCTCGCCATGAATGGAGATCAGATCCAAAAGTTTCAGGTCTATCCAACTGTGTCGCTGATATCGGAGTACATGTTAATAACGTGGTTTCTTTCCTAACAGGGTTAAAGATAAAGACCTTAATCGCCAGAATGGACAAGTTTGTAGAGCCAGATAGACTTGATGATAATGCATCTATACTAATAAATTACGATAATGGGGCAGAAGGAATATACTGGACGTCTCAAATTGCTGTGGGACATGAAAATACTTTGGATATCGGTATATATGGGGCAAAGGGATCTATAGAATGGTCACAAGAACACGCAAATTACTTGAAGATCTCTAAAGTGAATCATCCTTTTATAACCTTATCAAGAGGAAGCGAAAAGGTTGATGATTTTATTAAAAATGATTATGTGACTCCTGGTGGGCATCAGGAAGGGTATGTTGAAGCCTTTGCAAGGGTATACGATAAGTTTATAAACGCTATTACAAAAAAGAAAAAAGGAGAACTTTTAGAACAAAGAGACTTAGATTTCCCCACTATAGAAGACGGAGTAGATGGTATGCGGTTTATAGAAAAGTGTATAGAAAGTGCAGAAAAAGGTGCTAGTTGGGTAGAGTTTTGA